A single region of the Melospiza melodia melodia isolate bMelMel2 chromosome 7 unlocalized genomic scaffold, bMelMel2.pri SUPER_7_unloc_1, whole genome shotgun sequence genome encodes:
- the LOC134432681 gene encoding zinc finger protein 239-like, whose product MARASSRCGAEGAGGREAREERERRERLQGRCVYRPLHDGEKPHTCVECGRSFRWKGDLIRHQRIHTGERPYECGECGKSFSVSSDLIVHQRTHTGEKPYECGECGKSFSQSSSLTVHQRTHTGEKPYECGECGKSFSLSSSLISHQRIHTGERPYKCSECGMCFSQSSSLITHQRTHTGERPYECSKCGKGFKQNSDLTNHLRIHTGERPYECDKCRKRFQTSSCLLRHCRIHREERPFRCPNCGKGFKRNSALVIHRRIHTGERPYECPQCGKS is encoded by the exons atggccagggccagcagcag GTGCGGGGCAGAGGGTGCGGGAGGCCGAGAAGCTCGGGAGGAGCGAGAGAGGCGTGAGCGGCTGCAGGGGCGCTGTGTTTATCGG ccgctccatgatggggagaagccccacacgtgcgtggagtgtgggaggagcttcaggtggaaaggggacctgatcaggcaccagaggatccacactggggaacggccctatgagtgtggggagtgtggcaagagcttcagCGTGAGCTCCGacctgattgtgcaccagaggacccacactggggagaagccctatgagtgtggggagtgtgggaagagcttcagccagagctccagcctgactgtgcaccagaggacccacactggagagaagccctatgagtgtggggagtgtgggaagagcttcagcctgagctccagcctgatcagccaccagaggatccacactggagaaaggCCTTACAAGTGCTCcgagtgtgggatgtgcttcagccagagctccagcctgatcacgcaccagaggacccacactggggagaggccctacgagtgttccaagtgtgggaagggcttt aAGCAGAACTCCGATCTCACCAACCAcctgcgcatccacactggggagagaccctacgagtgtgataaatgcaggaagaggtttcagaccagctcctgtCTCCTCCGGCACTgtcggattcacagagaggaaaggcccttccgctgccccaactgtgggaagggattcaagcgcaactccgCCCTCGTCAttcaccggcgcatccacactggggagaggccctacgagtgtccccagtgtgggaagagc
- the LOC134432682 gene encoding class II histocompatibility antigen, B-L beta chain-like, with the protein MVAAALQQGQALQGDGQVKPKPSRHVGLPYLSHDGAQRKRVISTSQGCSWQELSEHVVATDVVPNGDWTYQLLVLLETPPRRGVSNSCQVEHVSLEQPLRRHWEMPPDAARSKLLTGTGGFVLGFVFLALGLGFSLSKKLSPEQDQRSSMVDTAHSGWPQKL; encoded by the exons ATGGTggcggcagctct tcagcagggacaggctctaCAGGGTGACGGGCAGGTGAAGCCTAAGCCCTCAAGGCACGTGGGGCTGCCCTACCTGTCACACGATGGGGCCCAGCGCAAGAGGGTGATCAGCACGTCACAGGGGTGTTCCTGG caggagctctcggagcacgtggtggccaccgacgtggtccccaacggggactggacctaccagctgctggtgctgctggaaacgccgccccggcgcggggTGAGCaacagctgccaggtggagcacgtcagcctggagcagcccctgaggcggcactggg AGATGCCGCCGGACGCCGCCCGCAGCAAGTTGCTGACGGGGACTGGGGGCTTCGTCTTGGGCTTCGTCTTcctggcgctggggctcggcttctCCCTGAGCAAGAAG ctcagccctgagcaggaccagcGCAGCTCCATGGTGGACACTGCTCACTCTGGATGGCCCCAGAAGTTGTGA